One region of Ictalurus furcatus strain D&B chromosome 17, Billie_1.0, whole genome shotgun sequence genomic DNA includes:
- the ccdc92ba gene encoding coiled-coil domain-containing protein 92 isoform X2, whose protein sequence is MERHHLQRPHERKVLEEEELLEARCQAVESRLQEQEHSQEELREELSHKGVLVGALRASLKEKERRFLEELKQRSHRSTGLNGELQKQTKTAAYLSFQLHAARQKLQLQQQQQQQQQHRRRRELVGTETLSSLSPSQNDNFTTPTVKPKRRSGIRACSHLRAERARECVPRERVIGPEEPMAMPDPALFLHPRRPAATRPFQHHTQTLRGAEGGEEPDETDQGDSASRLVATVPVKTAATAEGKAK, encoded by the exons ATGGAAAGGCATCACCTGCAGAGGCCGCATGAGAGAA AGGTACTTGAGGAAGAGGAACTGCTGGAGGCGCGTTGTCAGGCCGTGGAGAGTAGACTACAGGAGCAGGAGCACTCTCAGGAAGAACTACGTGAGGAGCTGAGCCACAAGGGGGTGCTGGTGGGAGCTCTGAGGGCAAGCCTGAAGGAGAAAGAGCGGCGCTTCCTGGAGGAGCTCAAGCAGCGCAGCCACAGGAGCACTGGGCTGAACGGCGAGCTACAGAAGCAGACCAAGACTGCCGCGTACCTGTCATTTCAGCTGCACGCTGCCAGGCAAAAGCTgcagctacaacaacaacagcagcagcagcagcagcatcgcAGGAGACGGGAACTGGTTGGGACAGAGACTCTGTCTTCCCTCAGCCCGTCTCAGAACGATAACTTCACTACACCTACGGTCAAACCGAAAAGGCGCAGTGGTATCAGGGCGTGCTCACACCTGCGTGCCGAGCGGGCCAGGGAGTGTGTTCCTCGTGAGAGGGTGATTGGTCCTGAGGAGCCCATGGCCATGCCTGACCCTGCACTCTTCCTCCACCCACGCAGACCGGCAGCGACTCGACCGTTTCagcatcacacacaaacacttcgGGGGGCAGAGGGTGGAGAGGAGCCAGACGAAACAGATCAGGGAGACTCAGCCAGCAGGCTGGTTGCCACAGTCCCCGTAAAAACAGCAGCTACTGCTGAAGGCAAAGCGAAGTGA
- the ccdc92ba gene encoding coiled-coil domain-containing protein 92 isoform X1 has product MDRSTLARQVESVERSIIFLRQEQLTLLHGLHLEILSLQKRCTELTHELNLKPPGKSEAEVLEEEELLEARCQAVESRLQEQEHSQEELREELSHKGVLVGALRASLKEKERRFLEELKQRSHRSTGLNGELQKQTKTAAYLSFQLHAARQKLQLQQQQQQQQQHRRRRELVGTETLSSLSPSQNDNFTTPTVKPKRRSGIRACSHLRAERARECVPRERVIGPEEPMAMPDPALFLHPRRPAATRPFQHHTQTLRGAEGGEEPDETDQGDSASRLVATVPVKTAATAEGKAK; this is encoded by the exons ATGGACAGGAGCACACTGGCGAGGCAGGTGGAGAGTGTGGAGAGAAGCATCATATTCCTGCGGCAGGAGCAGCTGACACTGCTGCATGGCTTACACCTGGAGATCCTGTCCTTGCAGAAACGCTGCACAG AACTGACCCATGAGCTGAATTTAAAGCCTCCTGGCAAAAGTGAAGCAG AGGTACTTGAGGAAGAGGAACTGCTGGAGGCGCGTTGTCAGGCCGTGGAGAGTAGACTACAGGAGCAGGAGCACTCTCAGGAAGAACTACGTGAGGAGCTGAGCCACAAGGGGGTGCTGGTGGGAGCTCTGAGGGCAAGCCTGAAGGAGAAAGAGCGGCGCTTCCTGGAGGAGCTCAAGCAGCGCAGCCACAGGAGCACTGGGCTGAACGGCGAGCTACAGAAGCAGACCAAGACTGCCGCGTACCTGTCATTTCAGCTGCACGCTGCCAGGCAAAAGCTgcagctacaacaacaacagcagcagcagcagcagcatcgcAGGAGACGGGAACTGGTTGGGACAGAGACTCTGTCTTCCCTCAGCCCGTCTCAGAACGATAACTTCACTACACCTACGGTCAAACCGAAAAGGCGCAGTGGTATCAGGGCGTGCTCACACCTGCGTGCCGAGCGGGCCAGGGAGTGTGTTCCTCGTGAGAGGGTGATTGGTCCTGAGGAGCCCATGGCCATGCCTGACCCTGCACTCTTCCTCCACCCACGCAGACCGGCAGCGACTCGACCGTTTCagcatcacacacaaacacttcgGGGGGCAGAGGGTGGAGAGGAGCCAGACGAAACAGATCAGGGAGACTCAGCCAGCAGGCTGGTTGCCACAGTCCCCGTAAAAACAGCAGCTACTGCTGAAGGCAAAGCGAAGTGA
- the tlcd2 gene encoding TLC domain-containing protein 2 encodes MELHSVLLTTGASVGVFNLVNRGLGKLYVPETAQRNIWKWRNISTSFIHSLITGIWAVLCFYMHPQMAEDLIETHTVFSHALVCVSIGYFIYDLFDMVFNQKISHSWELLFHHMVVITCFGLSVLTCRYVGFAVVALLVEINSIFLHLRQMMRMASIAKSTVYRINSMINLGTYVVFRINTLAWMTRWLVLNRDHIPLFSYTVGSVGMAIMTLMNIVLFYRLLRTDFLKSSREKEVRKDKDM; translated from the exons ATGGAGTTACATTCAGTCCTGCTGACAACCGGCGCGTCTGTGGGCGTCTTCAATCTGGTCAACCGTGGACTTGGTAAACTCTATGTACCAGAGACAGCTCAGAGGAATATATGGAAATGGAGAAACATATCCACATCTTTCATTCACAGCCTTATCACTGGAATATGGGCTGTGCTTTG TTTTTATATGCATCCCCAGATGGCTGAAGATTTGATAGAAACACACACTGTCTTCTCACATGCTTTGGTGTGTGTATCAATTG gATACTtcatatatgacttatttgacaTGGTTTTTAATCAGAAGATCAGCCATTCATGGGAGCTCCTTTTCCATCACATGGTG GTGATCACCTGCTTTGGGCTGTCGGTACTGACGTGTCGCTATGTGGGCTTTGCGGTTGTAGCCCTGCTTGTGGAGATCAACTCCATCTTCCTGCACCTGAGGCAGATGATGCGGATGGCCAGTATTGCCAAGAGCACCGTGTACCGTATAAACAGCATGATTAACCTGGGCACATACGTGGTGTTCCGCATCAACACGCTGGCATGGATGACACGCTGGTTGGTGCTGAACCGCGATCACATTCCCCTTTTCAGCTACACGGTGGGCAGTGTAGGAATGGCCATCATGACTCTCATGAACATTGTTCTGTTCTACCGGCTGCTCCGTACCGACTTCCTCAAGTCCAGCCGCGAGAAAGAGGTCAGGAAAGACAAGGACATGTAA